A region of Bacillus cabrialesii DNA encodes the following proteins:
- a CDS encoding AbrB family transcriptional regulator: MKKDENLLKDLWFIAISAAGGFILSLTGISIGWMIGTLIVACCLAMIRPAWLMMAPDQKGINRRWLALGQMILGIELGQKLNLSVLSVLKDHWFSVGVMLILSILLAMLSGYVLWRFSKTDMMTSFVGTAPGGLSAMPSIAQEVGANTAIVSLVQMMRVLLVVLSIPFLVILIYTKHDGSASAAAETLSTATTDIRLTPVLWTAVLILAAWGACKAAKFLKFPAPWLLGSMLGAALVHVGGSAVTGHDMTSWWPSQANHVSQVFLGATIGSKMYKSMFAGVTRIIIVGFVSSVGLIAAMFLSAVIVSKLTGISLITSVLAFAPGGIAEMATTSVTLHADSTFVVAVQVIRVILVIALLPPFYRLLHHLHGERKDKKSSVSGSNA; the protein is encoded by the coding sequence TTGAAGAAAGACGAAAATCTCCTCAAAGATCTATGGTTTATCGCAATCAGTGCAGCCGGGGGGTTTATTCTTTCATTAACCGGAATATCGATTGGATGGATGATCGGAACACTGATTGTCGCTTGCTGCCTCGCCATGATACGGCCGGCATGGCTGATGATGGCACCAGACCAAAAAGGAATTAACCGCCGATGGCTCGCCCTCGGGCAGATGATCCTCGGGATTGAATTGGGCCAAAAGCTGAACTTATCCGTTCTCTCTGTCCTCAAAGACCATTGGTTTTCAGTCGGCGTTATGCTGATATTGTCTATCCTGCTGGCCATGCTGTCAGGGTATGTGCTTTGGCGTTTCAGCAAAACGGACATGATGACAAGCTTTGTCGGCACCGCTCCCGGCGGTCTGTCCGCGATGCCAAGCATCGCACAAGAGGTCGGCGCCAATACTGCCATTGTCAGCCTCGTTCAAATGATGCGGGTGCTGCTCGTGGTGCTTTCCATACCGTTTTTAGTCATCCTGATCTATACAAAACATGACGGTTCCGCAAGCGCCGCAGCAGAAACGCTTTCCACAGCAACGACTGATATCAGGCTCACTCCCGTTTTATGGACCGCCGTTCTGATTCTCGCTGCCTGGGGAGCTTGCAAAGCTGCGAAATTTTTAAAATTTCCGGCGCCATGGCTGCTCGGCAGCATGCTCGGTGCAGCCCTTGTACACGTTGGCGGATCTGCGGTGACAGGGCACGACATGACGTCTTGGTGGCCATCACAAGCTAACCATGTATCGCAAGTGTTTCTGGGGGCAACAATCGGCTCTAAGATGTACAAAAGCATGTTTGCCGGCGTCACCCGCATTATCATCGTCGGGTTTGTCTCCTCCGTCGGATTAATCGCAGCTATGTTTTTGAGCGCCGTGATTGTTTCCAAGCTGACAGGAATATCGCTCATCACTTCTGTTCTGGCATTTGCGCCAGGCGGCATTGCAGAAATGGCGACGACGTCTGTTACCTTGCATGCTGATTCCACCTTTGTCGTTGCGGTCCAGGTCATACGCGTTATCCTTGTCATCGCCCTATTGCCGCCATTTTATCGTCTGCTTCACCATCTTCATGGTGAAAGAAAAGACAAAAAAAGCTCTGTCAGCGGCAGCAATGCCTAG
- a CDS encoding MDR family MFS transporter, with product MFTSFQSIKSRYTAPVWLRFFGEMLTSLTGAMMGPFMVLYLHEQLNGSVMIPMLIISLQPFADICLTLIAGRVTDQLGRRTAILIALFLQSAAMMGFMFAEHAYAFAFLYVLNGIGRSLYIPASRAQIAESTPESRRSEVFAVINAIYSAGLTAGPLLGMLLYKHNPVWIFALDAAALFIFFLIAALKLPETKPIITADAPAFSTSFTIYRPVLLLLLLSLPISMLYAQTETTYRLFSKNMFSDYLSVLTIYSAAKALFSFVLQVPLVKGTEKLSMKTILLITYVCYSLAAAGFACSTSLTMLLVTAAVMTVGESIGLTHIQTFISKLAPPHLLGRFYAVYGLHWDISRSIGPLAGGLILTSFGGEVIFYALAVCLLTACLCLTYTIEKLEQKVIRKTNG from the coding sequence ATGTTTACCAGCTTTCAATCTATAAAATCGAGGTATACGGCTCCCGTTTGGCTCCGCTTTTTCGGCGAAATGCTGACAAGCCTCACAGGTGCAATGATGGGCCCTTTTATGGTGCTGTATCTGCATGAACAATTAAACGGCAGTGTCATGATTCCAATGCTGATCATCAGTCTACAGCCATTTGCCGATATTTGTCTGACGCTGATTGCAGGACGGGTAACGGACCAGCTTGGGCGGCGCACCGCGATTCTTATTGCATTGTTTCTGCAATCAGCGGCCATGATGGGGTTTATGTTTGCTGAGCATGCGTATGCCTTCGCCTTTCTCTACGTCCTGAATGGTATCGGGAGATCGTTGTACATCCCTGCTTCCCGCGCACAAATTGCCGAAAGCACGCCGGAAAGCAGACGTTCAGAAGTGTTTGCGGTCATCAATGCGATCTATTCGGCGGGCCTGACGGCAGGGCCGCTGCTGGGCATGCTGCTGTACAAACACAACCCCGTATGGATATTCGCTTTAGATGCCGCGGCATTGTTCATCTTCTTTCTGATCGCTGCGCTAAAACTGCCGGAAACAAAGCCGATCATAACAGCTGATGCACCGGCGTTTTCCACGAGCTTTACGATATACAGGCCTGTGCTGCTTCTTTTGCTGCTCTCTCTCCCCATCAGCATGTTATATGCGCAAACAGAAACTACCTACAGGCTGTTCAGTAAAAACATGTTCTCTGATTATTTGTCCGTGCTGACCATCTACTCGGCGGCAAAAGCTTTATTCAGCTTTGTTCTCCAGGTTCCTCTTGTAAAGGGGACCGAAAAGCTTTCAATGAAAACGATCCTTTTGATTACTTATGTCTGCTACTCCCTTGCGGCTGCCGGATTTGCATGCTCAACCTCCCTGACAATGCTTTTAGTGACGGCAGCCGTGATGACGGTTGGCGAAAGCATCGGACTAACCCACATCCAGACCTTCATTTCGAAATTGGCGCCGCCTCATCTGCTCGGCCGGTTTTATGCGGTATACGGTCTGCATTGGGACATATCCCGCTCAATCGGTCCTCTGGCGGGCGGACTGATCCTGACATCGTTTGGCGGAGAAGTGATTTTTTACGCCCTTGCCGTGTGTTTGCTGACAGCATGCTTATGCCTGACGTACACAATAGAAAAGCTCGAACAGAAGGTTATAAGAAAAACGAATGGCTAA